In Capsicum annuum cultivar UCD-10X-F1 unplaced genomic scaffold, UCD10Xv1.1 ctg3672, whole genome shotgun sequence, the genomic window TTTTCTTGGATTTAATGTCTATTACCATCTATTATAATTGTATTTAGTTGCCGTATTATTTTGTGCATTATTTCTCTGAATGTTATCCATAGCTTTTCTTACTATGTGACCTCATATGTGTATTTTGGATTTAATGTCTATTACCTTCTATTATATATTGTATTAGTTGCCGTATTATTTTGTGCATTATTTCTTTGATTGCTATCCATGGCTTTTCTTACTATTTGACATATTTTCTTCATTGTGGTATTACTCTTTCATAATATTTCCTTTATAGAGGGTACTAACTTTTtacttctaatccataatttaaaaatttattcccTTCtagattataaatatttttgatgtgtTAGCTTCAGTTTGATCagttaaaatttataaatagcccaattgagaattttatttgcattatattaagagtatatatatatatttcataccgttttcatgtaattttcataCACGGAAATTTTTGCGCATTTTAAAATCTTGAGCAAAAATTTGACTTATTTGTACAAAAACTCCTGTTACATTTCATTAACTTGAAAACTCTTGCTATGTTTCGTAATAttaggtcatatttatgtatatttatatgaatttttcCGTTAGCCAAACTCACTTAACATATTTGTGATTCAAGACCCACTTCTTTAAATCATTATACTTCAATTGCTATAGATCAGGAAAACCCtatgaaaaaaaagtgaagcATATCAATTCTTTTGACGATACAAGAAAATCGGGTATTTGTGCCTTAAATGTGGCGTATCATTTGCACTTTTGCCCCTAAGTCTTTAATTATTGTACCTCACAAGTCATAACAAACTTCTTCTCACAGCATAAGTTCATATTTTCACATCATAATATCCCATAATTATGTCCGAACATGACTACAGTTTTTAAGGACCTTATGGGAGACATAAGTTCGGTTTTTGAATGACAAATTAAAGACCAGGCCTTTTGACACGCAAAACGTGCAATTTTATGTAAATTGAGACTTAAAAAGTAGTTTCCACGTGGAACATACTACCTTCTGACAAAGACAACTGGTGATTTTTAACTAGAAACCCAGTGGTCTTAAATCACACAGTACAAGTAAATAATGCACAATTATTAACCAAAAAAGACCAGAACGCCTGAAATTAAACTTAAGCTGTGCGCAAGCTCCTTTCTTTTGGCTTCTATGACAGTATATGCAAGCATAAGCATATAATCACCCGCTCCAAAAGTAAGGGCAGGAAGAATGACCATAACCTATGAGCATCTCTTCTTTACCTGAAAACTAATTCATGCCCTGCACTTGAGATGTTACAGAGGGGAGAATGGCAAATAGGTAAGAGTATCTAACATATATGCTGCCTGTATAATTGCCGCGAGCTCCACGAGCTATTCAGCTGTGAAGGAAAAATGACTGTTGGTAACCTCTTGCTTTCCTCAACGTAAGGAAAATCAATGGTATAATGAAGCCCGCGACTCTCTCGTCGGGAAAGAGCACTGCTAACAACCAGCTTGGCACAACAGAAGAGATTCCTCATTTCACAAGCCTCTAATCCAACCATGGTCTGTTCCCAGCCATGCTGAAATAGGTAAGTTTCCCATTTCAATTCCAACTCTTTGATTCTCTTCTCTGCAAGTGTAAGTCTTGAGGTAGACCTAACAATTCCAACATACTCCCACATGATTGACTGCAGTTCTTTCCTCACTTCCCTGGTCCGACGAATGACTTTATTAAGTACCGTATCTCCTAGTAACACAGGGGCTACAGGCCGCGGCCACCAACTTGAAGCACCATGATCAATTTTAGACACGTTCATGTGATCAATTGAAGGCTGTACAGCTCTTCGTGCAAACACTAGTGCTTCAAGCAAGGAGTTGCTAGCAAGTCGGTTCGCACCATGCAAACCAGTACACGCAACTTCACCTGCCACATAAAGACCTTGTACATTAGTCTCACCCTCGAGCCCAGCACGAACTCCACCACACATGTAGTGAGCAGCAGGAACCACCGGAATTGGCTGTTGTGTTATGTCTAAACCATAGCGGAGACACTCAGCAGCTATATTAGGAAAATGAGAAAGAACCTTTTCTCTGGGCTTGACACTGATATCGAGAAGAACATACTCTTCACCACGCTTTTTGAGCTGGTCATCAATACTTCTTGCTACGACATCTCTCGGGGCAAGTTCTGCTCTTTCATCATACAATGGCATAAATCTCTCCATATCTACGTTGTAGAGGATGCCTCCATCACCTCTGACAGCTTCAGTTATCAGAAAAGCCTTCTCTCTGGTATTTGATGGTCTGATGGGAAGGCCTTCATCAGCCAAGGCAGTCGGGTGGAATTGCACAAACCTGGCAACACGAGGCAGACAATTGTAATTACTAATAAAATCTTCGGGGATAGTTCATCA contains:
- the LOC124891525 gene encoding L-aspartate oxidase, chloroplastic (The sequence of the model RefSeq protein was modified relative to this genomic sequence to represent the inferred CDS: added 867 bases not found in genome assembly), whose translation is MATGIASGSGQLHLREPVSWRISYGKAHSHSNLILNRMQNQINWSSGISKLLQVHRSNYSQCQVKINWKSRGGTIKSYLREGSTRYFDFAVIGSGIAGLRYALEVAKHGSVAVITKAEPHESNTNYAQGGVSAVLCPKDSVESHMQDTIVAGAYLCDEETVRVVCTEGPERIRELIAMGASFDHGEDGNLHLAREGGHSHCRIVHAADMTGREIERALLEAVVKDPNIYVFQHHFAIDLLTTQDGSDIVCHGIDTINTETQEVIRFISKATLLASGGAGHIYPSTTNPPVATGDGMAMAHRAQAVISNMEFVQFHPTALADEGLPIRPSNTREKAFLITEAVRGDGGILYNVDMERFMPLYDERAELAPRDVVARSIDDQLKKRGEEYVLLDISVKPREKVLSHFPNIAAECLRYGLDITQQPIPVVPAAHYMCGGVRAGLEGETNVQGLYVAGEVACTGLHGANRLASNSLLEALVFARRAVQPSIDHMNVSKIDHGASSWWPRPVAPVLLGDTVLNKVIRRTREVRKELQSIMWEYVGIVRSTSRLTLAEKRIKELELKWETYLFQHGWEQTMVGLEACEMRNLFCCAKLVVSSALSRRESRGLHYTIDFPYVEESKRLPTVIFPSQLNSSWSSRQLYRQHIC